Proteins co-encoded in one Colletes latitarsis isolate SP2378_abdomen chromosome 2, iyColLati1, whole genome shotgun sequence genomic window:
- the LOC143351765 gene encoding netrin receptor UNC5C isoform X2: protein MRPKSCSLFLLFCVLLPGLVRPFTSGEDGEDAAEDDDSYLLEEDDDVPSATIATDTELISESGGHLPVFLTEPVDSFVVKSKPATLHCKAAHALQIYFRCNDIRAVESQQQDFVDPHTGTRIVDCELNVTRDHIEEYFGRDKFKCECFAWSGSGQIKSQPATVDVAYLKKQFESPPYSVSVEAGQSTELRCLPPEGVPSPRVYWLRNNVPVDTESDTLLVSSEGHLLVGQAKLSHQANYTCVAENIAAKRLSEPVSLTVYVNGGWSSWSAWSECYSRCAKGGQKRTRTCTNPSPMNGGQPCLGPSQQKMDCNTACPVVDGGWSRWSAWSICGNDCTHTRRRSCDEPPPSHGGRSCQGRDISVANCTGGMCNSVGTKMGGTHLTEEANRQMDVALYVGLTVACVVIGGLAFFLAKLLRRKGRDHSLYSMARNEFQPEFFPDQDKKLSLQPDVTATSVPACYEYPFDPKLSMSRSLSEHHYDVPHLSIGPQPSPMSPTPSTSTQESCSDKQIHSDCENSVTSSYPSSDSTYNVASESVRLPKLETGNVAGAAVNTRGALLVLPDAGISMSVPEGAVPKKPLREELYLAVLNEDRFRPRLPDGITQLSAVVTCGPSSATFNKPVILQFEHCAILHLATWELSVWACDGLSIEDGTAIASSKDHQSITWTRVLTLGNETINTPLFTQLDHAEAFIVTEQLRGYVLAGQSCENSIATKRLRLALFASQTGQCCVRVYAVEDTKAAMKAIVDRESQIRGYLLDKPRTLLFQDNGESLCVSLEEVGNEWQSKSPTERQEILFRDAWNCQENTKHVTFGLDAAFGPTTTRSYKLQVSQGNSDTRQVFRIVYDGAKQLISSGSVTRPLREVTVVSSGHANNATTDSTTLRPFRFTRSLRKQLCQCLDPPNALGNDWRMLAQRLQVDRYINYFATKSSPTEHILDLWEAKHHEPTAVTDLLNHLRVMGRTDAATILEAQLGPWL from the exons ATGAGGCCAAAATCGTGTTCTCTGTTTCTGTTGTTCTGCGTGCTGCTGCCGGGCCTGGTGCGCCCTTTCACATCCGGCGAAG ACGGCGAGGATGCCGCGGAGGACGATGATTCCTACCTCTTGGAGGAAGACGATGACGTGCCTTCGGCTACGATAGCCACTGATACCGAATTGATCTCCGAATCAGGCGGTCATCTGCCGGTCTTTCTCACCGAACCAGTCGATTccttcgtagttaaaagcaaACCAGCTACGTTGCATTGCAAGGCCGCTCACGCGTTGCAGATCTATTTCCGTTGCAACGATATAAGGGCAGTCGAGTCGCAGCAACAGGACTTTGTGGATCCCCACACCGGGACCAGGATAGTCGACTGCGAACTAAACGTAACCAGAGATCACATCGAGGAGTACTTTGGAAGGGACAAGTTCAAGTGCGAGTGTTTTGCATGGTCAGGATCCGGGCAAATTAAAAGTCAACCGGCAACCGTCGACGTTGCCT ACTTGAAGAAGCAGTTCGAGTCCCCGCCGTACTCTGTATCGGTCGAGGCGGGCCAGAGTACCGAACTCAGGTGTCTGCCTCCCGAGGGAGTGCCATCGCCGAGAGTGTACTGGCTAAGAAATAACGTCCCTGTCGACACGGAATCGGACACGCTTTTAGTATCGAGCGAGGGCCACCTTCTCGTGGGTCAGGCGAAACTAAGCCATCAAGCGAATTACACTTGCGTCGCGGAGAACATCGCCGCCAAGAGATTGAGCGAGCCTGTCAGCTTGACGGTTTATG TGAACGGTGGGTGGTCCTCTTGGTCAGCCTGGTCGGAGTGTTACTCGAGATGCGCGAAAGGGGGTCAAAAGAGGACGAGAACGTGCACGAACCCCTCGCCGATGAACGGGGGTCAACCCTGTCTCGGGCCATCCCAGCAGAAGATGGACTGCAACACCGCTTGTCCTG TGGTGGACGGAGGATGGTCCAGATGGTCGGCATGGTCGATATGTGGGAACGACTGCacgcataccagaagaagatcgTGCGACGAGCCACCACCTAGCCATGGTGGCCGATCGTGTCAGGGTAGGGACATCAGCGTGGCGAATTGCACGGGCGGGATGTGCAACA GTGTCGGTACCAAAATGGGTGGCACGCATTTGACCGAAGAAG CGAACCGCCAGATGGACGTGGCTCTCTACGTAGGTTTGACTGTCGCCTGCGTAGTAATCGGCGGACTGGCATTTTTCTTAGCGAAACTTCTAAGGCGGAAAGGTCGAGACCATTCCCTTTACTCCATGGCCCGTAACG AATTCCAGCCAGAGTTCTTCCCAGACCAGGACAAGAAGCTGAGTTTACAGCCGGATGTAACAGCGACGAGCGTGCCGGCTTGCTACGAGTATCCTTTCGACCCGAAGCTGTCAATGTCGAGATCCCTCTCGGAACATCATTACGATGTGCCGCATCTTTCGATCGGGCCGCAACCCTCGCCGATGTCGCCGACGCCGAGCACATCGACCCAGGAGTCCTGCAGCGACAAGCAAATCCATTCCGACTGCGAGAACAGCGTCACTAGCTCCTACCCGTCCTCCGATTCCACGTACAACGTCGCTTCGGAAAGCGTCAGATTGCCAAAGTTAGAGACCGGAAACGTGGCCGGGGCGGCAGTAAACACGCGTGGGGCGCTATTGGTGCTTCCGGACGCCGGGATATCGATGTCGGTGCCCGAGGGAGCCGTACCGAAGAAGCCACTCAGGGAAGAACTCTACCTGGCGGTGCTCAACGAAGATCGCTTCAGGCCTCGATTGCCCG ATGGTATCACGCAATTATCCGCGGTGGTAACGTGTGGGCCTTCGTCGGCGACCTTCAACAAGCCTGTGATCCTCCAATTCGAGCATTGCGCGATACTGCACCTGGCCACGTGGGAATTGAGCGTCTGGGCGTGCGACGGGCTGAGCATCGAGGACGGCACGGCGATCGCCTCCTCGAAGGACCATCAATCGATTACGTGGACCAGGGTGTTGACCCTAGGCAACGAGACGATAAACACACCGCTGTTCACGCAGCTCGACCACGCGGAAGCGTTCATCGTGACCGAACAATTGCGGGGCTACGTTCTGGCCGGGCAAAGCTGCGAGAACTCGATCGCCACCAAGAGACTACGACTGGCGTTGTTCGCGAGCCAGACTGGCCAGTGTTGCGTCCGAGTGTACGCCGTCGAGGATACGAAGGCGGCAATGAAGGCGATCGTCGATCGAGAATCGCAGATCAGGGGCTATCTGCTGGACAAGCCGCGAACGCTGCTCTTCCAAGACAACGGAGAATCGTTGTGCGTCAGCTTGGAAGAGGTTGGTAACGAGTGGCAAAGTAAATCGCCGACGGAGCGACAGGAGATCTTGTTCAGAGACGCGTGGAACTGTCAGGAGAACACGAAACACGTGACCTTTGGGCTGGACGCTGCCTTCGGACCTACCACAACCAGAAGTTACAAGCTTCAAGTATCGCAGGGGAACTCGGACACGAGGCAAGTGTTCAGGATCGTCTACGACGGCGCGAAGCAATTGATTTCCTCCGGAAGCGTCACCAGGCCGCTCAGAGAAGTGACCGTGGTCAGCAGCGGACATGCTAATAACGCGACCACGGACTCTACTACCTTGAGACCGTTTCGGTTTACCAGGTCCCTGAGGAAGCAACTTTGCCAGTGCCTGGATCCACCGAACGCCCTGGGCAACGACTGGAGAATGCTGGCGCAGAGGCTTCAGGTTGACAG GTACATCAACTACTTTGCGACAAAGTCTAGTCCAACCGAACACATCCTGGACTTGTGGGAGGCAAAGCACCACGAACCCACGGCTGTCACGGATCTCTTGAACCATCTTCGGGTGATGGGCAGAACAGACGCAGCCACCATCTTGGAAGCCCAACTTGGCCCGTGGCTTTGA
- the LOC143351765 gene encoding netrin receptor UNC5C isoform X1, producing the protein MRPKSCSLFLLFCVLLPGLVRPFTSGEDGEDAAEDDDSYLLEEDDDVPSATIATDTELISESGGHLPVFLTEPVDSFVVKSKPATLHCKAAHALQIYFRCNDIRAVESQQQDFVDPHTGTRIVDCELNVTRDHIEEYFGRDKFKCECFAWSGSGQIKSQPATVDVAYLKKQFESPPYSVSVEAGQSTELRCLPPEGVPSPRVYWLRNNVPVDTESDTLLVSSEGHLLVGQAKLSHQANYTCVAENIAAKRLSEPVSLTVYVNGGWSSWSAWSECYSRCAKGGQKRTRTCTNPSPMNGGQPCLGPSQQKMDCNTACPAYSGTAGALEEFSNSLVVDGGWSRWSAWSICGNDCTHTRRRSCDEPPPSHGGRSCQGRDISVANCTGGMCNSVGTKMGGTHLTEEANRQMDVALYVGLTVACVVIGGLAFFLAKLLRRKGRDHSLYSMARNEFQPEFFPDQDKKLSLQPDVTATSVPACYEYPFDPKLSMSRSLSEHHYDVPHLSIGPQPSPMSPTPSTSTQESCSDKQIHSDCENSVTSSYPSSDSTYNVASESVRLPKLETGNVAGAAVNTRGALLVLPDAGISMSVPEGAVPKKPLREELYLAVLNEDRFRPRLPDGITQLSAVVTCGPSSATFNKPVILQFEHCAILHLATWELSVWACDGLSIEDGTAIASSKDHQSITWTRVLTLGNETINTPLFTQLDHAEAFIVTEQLRGYVLAGQSCENSIATKRLRLALFASQTGQCCVRVYAVEDTKAAMKAIVDRESQIRGYLLDKPRTLLFQDNGESLCVSLEEVGNEWQSKSPTERQEILFRDAWNCQENTKHVTFGLDAAFGPTTTRSYKLQVSQGNSDTRQVFRIVYDGAKQLISSGSVTRPLREVTVVSSGHANNATTDSTTLRPFRFTRSLRKQLCQCLDPPNALGNDWRMLAQRLQVDRYINYFATKSSPTEHILDLWEAKHHEPTAVTDLLNHLRVMGRTDAATILEAQLGPWL; encoded by the exons ATGAGGCCAAAATCGTGTTCTCTGTTTCTGTTGTTCTGCGTGCTGCTGCCGGGCCTGGTGCGCCCTTTCACATCCGGCGAAG ACGGCGAGGATGCCGCGGAGGACGATGATTCCTACCTCTTGGAGGAAGACGATGACGTGCCTTCGGCTACGATAGCCACTGATACCGAATTGATCTCCGAATCAGGCGGTCATCTGCCGGTCTTTCTCACCGAACCAGTCGATTccttcgtagttaaaagcaaACCAGCTACGTTGCATTGCAAGGCCGCTCACGCGTTGCAGATCTATTTCCGTTGCAACGATATAAGGGCAGTCGAGTCGCAGCAACAGGACTTTGTGGATCCCCACACCGGGACCAGGATAGTCGACTGCGAACTAAACGTAACCAGAGATCACATCGAGGAGTACTTTGGAAGGGACAAGTTCAAGTGCGAGTGTTTTGCATGGTCAGGATCCGGGCAAATTAAAAGTCAACCGGCAACCGTCGACGTTGCCT ACTTGAAGAAGCAGTTCGAGTCCCCGCCGTACTCTGTATCGGTCGAGGCGGGCCAGAGTACCGAACTCAGGTGTCTGCCTCCCGAGGGAGTGCCATCGCCGAGAGTGTACTGGCTAAGAAATAACGTCCCTGTCGACACGGAATCGGACACGCTTTTAGTATCGAGCGAGGGCCACCTTCTCGTGGGTCAGGCGAAACTAAGCCATCAAGCGAATTACACTTGCGTCGCGGAGAACATCGCCGCCAAGAGATTGAGCGAGCCTGTCAGCTTGACGGTTTATG TGAACGGTGGGTGGTCCTCTTGGTCAGCCTGGTCGGAGTGTTACTCGAGATGCGCGAAAGGGGGTCAAAAGAGGACGAGAACGTGCACGAACCCCTCGCCGATGAACGGGGGTCAACCCTGTCTCGGGCCATCCCAGCAGAAGATGGACTGCAACACCGCTTGTCCTG CTTACTCCGGAACAGCTGGCGCGTTGGAGGAGTTCAGCAACAGTTTAG TGGTGGACGGAGGATGGTCCAGATGGTCGGCATGGTCGATATGTGGGAACGACTGCacgcataccagaagaagatcgTGCGACGAGCCACCACCTAGCCATGGTGGCCGATCGTGTCAGGGTAGGGACATCAGCGTGGCGAATTGCACGGGCGGGATGTGCAACA GTGTCGGTACCAAAATGGGTGGCACGCATTTGACCGAAGAAG CGAACCGCCAGATGGACGTGGCTCTCTACGTAGGTTTGACTGTCGCCTGCGTAGTAATCGGCGGACTGGCATTTTTCTTAGCGAAACTTCTAAGGCGGAAAGGTCGAGACCATTCCCTTTACTCCATGGCCCGTAACG AATTCCAGCCAGAGTTCTTCCCAGACCAGGACAAGAAGCTGAGTTTACAGCCGGATGTAACAGCGACGAGCGTGCCGGCTTGCTACGAGTATCCTTTCGACCCGAAGCTGTCAATGTCGAGATCCCTCTCGGAACATCATTACGATGTGCCGCATCTTTCGATCGGGCCGCAACCCTCGCCGATGTCGCCGACGCCGAGCACATCGACCCAGGAGTCCTGCAGCGACAAGCAAATCCATTCCGACTGCGAGAACAGCGTCACTAGCTCCTACCCGTCCTCCGATTCCACGTACAACGTCGCTTCGGAAAGCGTCAGATTGCCAAAGTTAGAGACCGGAAACGTGGCCGGGGCGGCAGTAAACACGCGTGGGGCGCTATTGGTGCTTCCGGACGCCGGGATATCGATGTCGGTGCCCGAGGGAGCCGTACCGAAGAAGCCACTCAGGGAAGAACTCTACCTGGCGGTGCTCAACGAAGATCGCTTCAGGCCTCGATTGCCCG ATGGTATCACGCAATTATCCGCGGTGGTAACGTGTGGGCCTTCGTCGGCGACCTTCAACAAGCCTGTGATCCTCCAATTCGAGCATTGCGCGATACTGCACCTGGCCACGTGGGAATTGAGCGTCTGGGCGTGCGACGGGCTGAGCATCGAGGACGGCACGGCGATCGCCTCCTCGAAGGACCATCAATCGATTACGTGGACCAGGGTGTTGACCCTAGGCAACGAGACGATAAACACACCGCTGTTCACGCAGCTCGACCACGCGGAAGCGTTCATCGTGACCGAACAATTGCGGGGCTACGTTCTGGCCGGGCAAAGCTGCGAGAACTCGATCGCCACCAAGAGACTACGACTGGCGTTGTTCGCGAGCCAGACTGGCCAGTGTTGCGTCCGAGTGTACGCCGTCGAGGATACGAAGGCGGCAATGAAGGCGATCGTCGATCGAGAATCGCAGATCAGGGGCTATCTGCTGGACAAGCCGCGAACGCTGCTCTTCCAAGACAACGGAGAATCGTTGTGCGTCAGCTTGGAAGAGGTTGGTAACGAGTGGCAAAGTAAATCGCCGACGGAGCGACAGGAGATCTTGTTCAGAGACGCGTGGAACTGTCAGGAGAACACGAAACACGTGACCTTTGGGCTGGACGCTGCCTTCGGACCTACCACAACCAGAAGTTACAAGCTTCAAGTATCGCAGGGGAACTCGGACACGAGGCAAGTGTTCAGGATCGTCTACGACGGCGCGAAGCAATTGATTTCCTCCGGAAGCGTCACCAGGCCGCTCAGAGAAGTGACCGTGGTCAGCAGCGGACATGCTAATAACGCGACCACGGACTCTACTACCTTGAGACCGTTTCGGTTTACCAGGTCCCTGAGGAAGCAACTTTGCCAGTGCCTGGATCCACCGAACGCCCTGGGCAACGACTGGAGAATGCTGGCGCAGAGGCTTCAGGTTGACAG GTACATCAACTACTTTGCGACAAAGTCTAGTCCAACCGAACACATCCTGGACTTGTGGGAGGCAAAGCACCACGAACCCACGGCTGTCACGGATCTCTTGAACCATCTTCGGGTGATGGGCAGAACAGACGCAGCCACCATCTTGGAAGCCCAACTTGGCCCGTGGCTTTGA